The stretch of DNA AAAAGCACGGAAATTGACAAACGTGTATAATGACAAtcgtaaaaaatgtaattatacACATAAGAATTGATACAGTTGAAAGATTCATAGCAATAGATAAGTAGTCGCGAAAGACTGTGACAGTCATCAGGTCAGCGACACCAATCAaatataacagaaaaacaaaattccCACCTTACCCAAGAGTAATTATACATGAGACAGCGCCCTCATTGGGTTCAACTGTGGGTTCATGGACTGTAACACGAAGTTTGTTCGATGTttgattaccgggggttcgcgttgattgtttcgtgactctaggggggggggggggcttgaTGGAAAAAAGGTTGAGGACCCCTGGTATAACATGATTTCACGAATGACCGCAAAGAAGATAAACATGACTTTTTTTGGGGGAAATTTACTCGATTCAGGGATACGGGCACTCACATGGATATATAGGAGACTCGTCTTTGAGTGAAGTTACGTagtccaggggtgtgcaaccttcaatccaggtgggccagatacaaataactgggtgaaaccagGGGCCGCACCTTTATATGCTTTCAAGTAGTTGCACGCACGAAAATTTTGgctattgatcttatgacatgcctTGTTATATTCGCACTAGCTAACTGTTAGTAACGTCATATGCATAGATGATAAATTGGGGATTGGAAATTCGCACGCACGAGATTAAACCAAATTAAAAACaagtttcgcgggccgcacaccatttAAAATTGGCCCTGACGTAGGTCACTAGTTCACTGAAGTGCCAAGCGCtactgaaatttaattttatatctaGGATTGCGTGGTAGAATTAAAGCAGTTCATGTCAGTAAGATCAGGAAAACAGCCATGCGGTAATGAATTTCACATGCTATCAGACTCATTTCTTAGATTCAAATAAATGGTActcacgtagtgtgtgtaccaggttaggtcaaGATTTTGtaccgattttccttattttagttctgttatgagttcgggaactgcttgtgttggccaagtgaatacccccctgcccataggtttcagtccctttgcaaaacttggtgtaaagtaggcgaacaaaattaatcaTACCTTCATACTGGtaaacacacttctggagcgcagaATAAATAACTCCATGAAGTAGGTGAGGCTAATAATGCGCGATCGCTCTCTACCCTAGAAACGTAGTGAAACTAGAAAGATGGCAAAATGCTTTGTTAACACCAAATGAGGCATCGGGGCTGTTTTCGCTAACTTGTACATTTAGTGTTCTAAGATTGAGTCATGTTGTACATAATTTGCATTTATACAGAAGCAAGGGAAATGACAAATCCTATACTGCTGAACGAAAATGTCCATATAACTAGTTTTCTCgcgtattttaaattttgaaagtgaTCTGAATTTTTCGTTCCCAATGCAAAGCCTGCTTTATTGAAAGAATTACTTGTCACTAATGCCGCATCTGTCGTAGTTCatcgaaaatttaaaatctataAAAGTCTTGCTGATCTACATCGTATGATGAACgtagtaaatttacaaattttcagtTATGCATGCCAGATTTCTTTCCAGCCTGTAATGTTAGTTGAAGCTAACCATTCATTGCCCGCATTGGTAGAGTAAGTTTGCCAGTATTTTTCTTTCAATCTAGTTAAGTATAAGCTTCCAATTGAACTTGCGCGATAAGAAACAATGTTGAGGATGTTTGTGGTTCTTGTGGCTTTCTGCCTTGGCGTCGCTTTTGCCACGAATAGTCAAAGTAAGTAACTGGTATTTTTCGTTATTGTTTGTTCACAAAAATCACGCATAATTAATTTACAACCTGTAAGATTGGAATCGGAGTTTGTCATGTTTTCAATGCAGTGAGGTGGTGTCGAAATGGAGaagatatattttgaattatctTAGTCAGAATTTCATTCTTTCGTTGgcgattataaaaatcaaaataaggCATCAAGTTTATTAGATGGTTTTACCAGTACTAAGGTTTTACCAGTAACAAGGCGCAGCCAAAGTTTTTAtcaccaaatttaattttttcgaaGCCGGAATCGAAgtctaaaattttattgaattcgGAGTAAATATGTATCTCTCCCTATCTGTCtatagcagtgtttcccaacccgagtccgcggtctcaaatgagtccgcggagcgtttgaatgagtccgcaacgagccagaaattcattgcggccgcaaacgtttttgcgaaactcgACTATCAGCctagttacgatttacgttagaatttacataaaacataaaaagcaagtttattcacataacattgagtcaataattactggttactgagtagggctgggcatatattccaatatccaactattagaatagcaatttactactCGAAAacttggtaacaggtgacgcgataggtcacttgcgcgtcgaaTAATCAAACGATgcgatttcacaactcacttgcggatttccgacgaaaacacgagtctgcaAACGCGTCGATAGATAACCCAAGTGGTgcttctcgcgagttcgaacaacgagaaatattaattgttaatattaataaatattaattttttttcggtAGGCGTCAATGGTGGAAACCCCAATTTTCTTatttgaaaagcggcaatacacaatactaaaaataaaacggagaacaccgtaagttttgttttatgatggtcctcgaccgattgaaaacgcttttttagacattgcaaatcgcaaattTTCGGGTGCAACCGTTATATACGTACGTACCAGGGCGtttcccttaggattctttgctttaccgccttcacattggtacgtacagtattGCCGTTGgatgttgtacgaacagctcagatttgtcgaattcacaaacataaaaatgaatACAAAGTATAATCCGGCACTCTATCACGCAATTTTGTGTCCACGAATTGTCATTGATACTTTCTgtgtagtattgcttttattttgtcaacacaaccgcagaataaaatgaccacaattaatataataataaagcaaggcgatgaatatgtatttttgatttactaatatactttaaatattctTTCAAGTACTAAAtaaagttgtactttctggaaatttatagcagatagtaggatttttctaacggccaTAACGAATTTGCAAGATCACataaaatatgtatcaaaactaaatataataggataggatttcaCATGTTTatccccggggagaggaaagccgataagacggaacaatcatatagcaaaccacggcctatcgtccggttactagtccagtcgggcaatatattttcacatgttATGTTCGCTGATTGCCGTGGCTTTTTaattaaagaagtaatgcttcaTCTTATCGTAAgccgacgcaaccgcgagttaccatgaactaACTGTTAGTAACGTCATATGCATAGATGATAAATTGGGGATTGGAAATTCGCACGCACGAGATTAAACCAAATTAAAAACaagtttcgcgggccgcacactaTTTAAAATTGGCCCTGACGTAGGTGATTAGTTCACTGAAGTGCCAAGCGCtactgaaatttaattttatatctaGGATTGCGTGGTAGAATTAAAGCAGTTCATGTCAGTAAGATCAGGAAAACAGCCATGCGGTAATGAATTTCACATGCTATCAGACTCATTTCTTAGATTCAAATAAATGGTActcacgtagtgtgtgtaccaggttaggccaagATTTTGtaccgattttccttattttagttctgttatgagttcgggaactgcttgtgttggccaagtgaataccccccctgcccataggtttcagtccctttgcaaaacttggtgtaaagtaggcgaacaaaattaattataccTTCATACTGGtaaacacacttctggagcgcagaATAAATAACTCCATGAAGTAGGTGAGGCTAATAATGCGCGATAATGCTCTCTACCCTAGAAACGTAGTGAAACTAGAAAGATGGCAAAATGCTTTGTTAACAACAAATGAGGCATCGGGGCTGTTTTCGCTAACTTGTACATTTAGTGTTCTAAGATTGAGTCATGTTGTCCATAATTTGCATTTATACAGAAGCAAGGGAAATGACAAATCCTATACTGCTGAACAAAATTGTCCATATAACTAGTTTTCTCgcgtattttaaattttgaaagtgaTCTGAATTTTTCGTTTTCAATGCAAAGCCTGCTTTATTGAAAGAATTACTTGTCAATAATGCCGCATCTGTCGTAGTTCatcgaaaatttaaaatctataAAAGTCTTGCTAATCTACATCGTATGATGAACgtagtaaatttacaaattttcagtTATGCATGCTAGATTTTTTTCCAGCCTGTAATGTTAGTTGAAGCTAACCATTCATTGCCCGCATTGGTAGAGTAAGTTTGCCAGTATTTTGCTTTCAATGTAGTTGAGTATAAGCTTCCAATTGAACTTGCGCGATAAGAAACAATGTTGAGGATGTTTGTGGTTCTTGTGGCTTTCTGCCTTGGCGTCGCTTTTGCCACGAATAGTCAAAGTAAGTAACTGGTATTTTTCGTTATTGTTTGTTCACAAAAATCACGCATAATTAATTTACAACCTGTAAGATTGGAATCGGAGTTTGTCATGTTTTCAATGCAGTGAGGTGGTGTCGAAATGGAGaagatatattttgaattatctTAGTCAGAATTTCATTCTTTCGTTGgcgattataaaaatcaaaataaggCATCAAGTTTATTAGATGGTTTTACCAGTACCAAGGTTTTACCAGTAACAAGGCGCAGCCAAAGTTTTTAtcaccaaatttaattttttcgaaGCCGGAATCGAAgtctaaaattttattgaattcgGAGTAAATATGTATCTCTCCCTATCTGTCtatagcagtgtttcccaacccgagtccgcggtctcaaatgagtccgcggagcgtttgaatgagtccgcaacgagccagaaattcattgcggccgcaaacgtttttgcgaaactcaACTATCAGCctagttacgatttacgttagaatttacataaaacataaaaagcaagtttattcacataacattgagtcaataattactggttactgagtagagctgggcatatattccaatattcaactattagaatagcaatttactactCGAAAacttggtaacaggtgacgcgataggtcacttgcgcgtcgaaTAATCAAACGATgcgatttcacaactcacttgcggatttccgacgaaaacacgagtctgcaAACGCGTCGATAGATAACCCAAGTGGTgcttctcgcgagttcgaacaacgagaaatattaattattaatattaataaataataattttttttggtaggtgtcaatggtggcaagcccaattttctaatttgaaaagcggcaatacaaaatactaaaaataaaacggagaacaccgtaagttttgttttatgatgatCCTCGAccgattgaaaacgcttttttagacattgcaaatcgcaaaatttcgggtgcaaCCGTAATATAcgtacgtaccagggcatttcccttaggattctttgctttaccgccttcacattggtacgtacagtattGCCGTTGgatgttgtacgaacagctcagatttgtcgaattcacaaacaTAAAAATCAATACAAAGTATAATCCGGCACTCTATCACGCAATTTTTTGTCCACGAATTGTCATTGATactttctgagtagtattgcttttattttgtcaacacaATCGCAGaataaaatgatcacaattaaattaataataaagcaaggcgatgaatatgtatttttgatttactaatatactttaaatattctTTCAAGTACTAAAtaaagttgtactttctggaaatttatagcagatagtaggattttttcTAACGGCCATAACGAATTTGCAAGATCACATataaaatatgtatcaaaactaaatataataggataggatttcaCATGTTTatccccggggagaggaaagccgataagacggaacaatcatatagcaaaccacggcctatcttccggttactagtccagtcgggcaatatattttcacatgttATGTTCGCTGATTGCCGTGGCTTTTTaattaaagaagtaatgcttcaTCTTATCGTAAgccgacgcaaccgcgagttaccatgaactaACTGTTAGTAACGTCATATGCTTAGATGATAAATTGGGGATTGGAAATTCGCACGCACGAGATTAAACCAAATTAAAAACaagtttcgcgggccgcacaccattGGCCCTGACGTAGGTCACTAGTTCACTGGAGTGCCAAACGCTactgaaatttaatattatatctaGGATTGCGTGGTAGAATTAAAGCAGTTCATGTCAGTAAGATCAGGAAAACAGCCATGCGGTAATGAATTTCACATGCTATCAGACTCATTTCTTAGATTCAAATAAATAGTActcacgtagtgtgtgtaccaggataggccAAGATTTTGtaccgattttccttattttagttctgttatgAGTTATGAGAATAAATAACTCCATGAAGTAGGTGAGGCTAATAATGCGCGATAATGCTCTCTACCCTGGAAACGTAGTGAAACTAGAAAGATGGCAAAATGCTTTGTTAACAACAAATGAGGCATCGGGGCTGTTTTCGCTAACTTGTACATTTAGTGTTCTAAGATTGAGTCATGTTGTCCATAATTTGCATTTATACAGAAGCAAGGGAAATGACAAATCCTATACAGCTGAACAAAAATGTCCATATAACTAGTTTTCTCgcgtattttaaattttgaaagtgaTCTGAATTTTTCGTTTTCAATGCAAAGCCTGCTTTATTGAAAGAATTACTTGTCACTAATGCCGCATCTGTCGTAGTTCATCGAAAATCTATAAAAGTCTTGCTGATCTACATCGTATGATAAACGTaccaaatttacaaattttcagtTATGCATGCCAGATTTCTTTCCAGCCTGTAATGTTAGTTGAAGCTAACCATTCATTGCCCGCATTGGTAGAGTAAGGTTGCCGgtattttgctttcaatttatCTAGTTGAGTATAAGCTTCCATTTGAACTTGCGCGCTAAGAAACAATGTTGAGGATGTTTGTGGCTCTTGTGGCCTTCTCCCTTGGCGTTGCTTTTGCCACGAATAGTCAAAGTAAGTAACTGATATTTTTCGTTATTGTTTGTTCACAAAAATCACGCATAATTAATTTACAACCTGTAAGATTGGAATCGGAGTTTGTCATGTTTTCAATGCAGTGAGGTGGGGTCGAAATGAAGaagatatattttgaattatctTAGTCAGAATTTCATTCTTTCGTTGgcgattataaaaatcaaaataaggCATCAAGTTTATTAAGTGGTTTTACCAGTAACAAAGCGCAGccaaagtttttattttaatttaatcaaattgaattttttcgaAGCCGGAATCGAAGTCTAAAATTTTACGACTGAATTCGGAGTAAATATGTTTCTCTCCCTATCTGTCTATAGCAATGcttgaaaattaccaaaaacTAAGTGAGATGAATTATGTATGCGTTTGTTAAAAATTACGAATTCGGTAACAAAATAATTATTCATTACTTAGGTCTGTATGTTACtgcaatttaatttttacatttgACTGTTTTACACAGGTGGAGTTTGTGTCATCAAACTAGTTAAAGGCAAACTGGTGTCAGTGGGTGATTGTCAGGtatgaaattaaatttaattatttggGTGGTGGTCTGTGCGCAGTCCATGTTAGTATCTTAGAAAGACGctcttcgtttttttttttgaggcaTAAGCGTGTCCAGCAGACAATTTTCTTGTTTGACGGAGTAAACTTACTGTCTTGCTGACAGACTTAATACGAATGCGCAATTTCATATATCTCGGTTGGTTTGTTTGGCTAAGGGATTGATCATAAGTATCAGTGAATCGCTCATGATTAGTGCACGTAATTGAGCAAAATTCTATTGAAAAAGGCGTACAAGTTTATGTCTCAAATAACGCAAAATTGCCTTCCAAGAAAATGTTGTAAGAATGGTTTTTGGTTTTacgggtatatatatattttttcccaCTGGAAATACCTATGCTTTAAGAATCAGTGAGGTAGTGGACCTGGGTACCGCGCTGGGTACTCAGAAGGTGCGGAAGCGAACGTATTCCTCCCGATGCGCCGGGTCAAATTCTTCGTACGTAATGTTCACATATTTAAGACGTTTTCCAtaacatgtttcattttttggttCAGAAAAACGACGGATCTGGTAAGTACCATTTTGCAACGTTAATGCCTATGGCACCATACGGGTGCCACAAAAATATCAtgctatatttttatgaatCTCACTCCATATAAAGTCAACGCTTCAACCTTTTGCCAAAGTAATACATCTATCCTGAACCAACACGAATTCCACTTCATATTCTTACTTTAACAATTTGCGCCTGATAGGCATAGATTTATTCTGGGATCAATCCTATTTTGGTTATTATTGAATTGCTCGCGCTTGTCAAAGTCGTGTGGTTATCTGAAGTGTTTTATAGAtgaattatttcaaaactttcagTTATTTGAACTTGAAGAAATTATAACATATTAAATGCACATTGCAATAATTTCACTGGACTATTCTGAATTACCAATGCCTCGTACTGAAGTTTGAGTCGAATTTAATGGATggttccccgagcatcgattgcCTTGTTCAATTCCTTAACAATAACCAATCAGAAATGagtcaacaatgacgtaacaatcactACTCGTTAAGCCGCTAagacacttctttcgctcagacagatattaaTTTATTCTTCCTGCACACTATATTTCTATAACTGGCGATATATCGTTTGTTTCGTTTAGAGATTGCCAGATTGATGAAGCGGGATCTGAAAATGAAGCAAAAAGGTTAGAACCGTTATGGTTGAAGTAATTTCAAACCTCAGTACGAGGTAATGTTCAGTCGAATACTTCAGGATATAGTTTTATTGGATTTTTTTAAGTCGAAGGATGTTTATCGCGGCTGTTCAATAGTTAAATTAATGAAATTGCAAACAGAGACAagacaaaatgaaatttaggattttcatatttatcgcGGGAGAAAACATAtgatatggtgaaccacggcctctcacccggttgtcagtccatgtcgggtatagttTTAAAAACTTTCACTGGTCCGCGGTTCCCTTCCAAAGATTGTTAACACTCCGTGCTCCTTCGCTCTTCTactttaaaacaaatattttttacaagtaATATTCATTCATTTCATTTGCCATGTTTAAGAACTAAACGGCAACAAACGAAAGTAAAATAATAATTGTACTACAGTTTATGAAACTTTGAGTTGGGTTGTGCGAGATTAACTCCCTATTTGTCCTTAATGccagtggatccgtatgcatatactgcaaggatgctgtagcaggagtAAACAATAAATACCCTATTAAAGaatcctgctgcacactaacacagatGTAATGTTTCGtccgaccaaagtcagacttcccCAGACAAACAgtttacaactgtaacacataTGCGTTGGTGTGCTGCAGGATTCTTTAGTTGAAgaagtttgagaaaccctggGCTATGAGATGTATTCAACGTTCCCCTCCCGCAGGCATGTAATGTAGCAatcaatattcatttatttacaaACATTATATTTATTCCACCTATTTAGGAAGATGTGACATTCTTTATAAGTCAAAATGTTTCCATGCGATCGTATATCCAACCCACAACGCCAACTTTGAAGATGCTCAGGCTGCTTGCAAAAAGCACAAATGGAAACTGGGCAACGTTTATGACGTCATGAATTACCTTCTGCTGCAAGACTTCTTTGTTACCATGATACCCGCTGACCAGTCACTGATCAACGTATGGACTGGAATGACGTACACGGTGTGCTAATTAATTCTTTGTGTGTTCAAATTGATATAAATGAGATGTTTCCTTATCTTTATTGggtactcacgtagtatgtgaaccaagatgtcggtcaccggaacgtagtatgtgcaccaggttagggttggccataatttcaggtacaaatactacgagagtcaattggctaatccccgaactcgtaatagaactaaaataagaaaaattggaataaaattatggtctaaccctaacctggtacacatactatgttcaggtgttcGCCAACCTGGTTCGCATACCTcattgggtgctcctgaagtatgcgcaccaagatgtcgaataacctgaaccctaaactggtacacaacctgagttcaggttgggCGCCATCTTTGGGCGCATACTTCAGTACATTTTGTAATGCTGATTAATCACGACTGTGGCTATATATAAGTGGAACCCTATCGATTTTTTTGCGAGAAAACGATTTctcgcaaaacaattttttcaaagctgtttaaTTTATTCCTACAGAACGGCAACCTTAGACTGACATCTGGCAAGGAGGCAACTTTCCCAGAACAATTATGGAAACCTTATTCCAATACACAGTGGACAAATGTTGTCTTCGCTGTCCGAAAAGTTCGAAAAAAGAACACTcgagatattttcaatattgcaCCAGACTGGGAGTATAACGGCGTTCTTTGTGAAGATTAAGTCAATAAAGCCAGTTGTTTTTCATGGGACAGTTAAGATTCTGTCTTAAATTTCTGTCTTTGTTTCAAGTCTTACAATGTATTTTGCAGTTATATCTTTTTTCGTAGAAGTTAAATTTGAGTGTAAAGAAAACTTAGAGATATGTTTTCTATTTCACCGAACTACATTATTCTGTTGATTTCCAACCTTCTGCGTTGAATTCCTTCGTTCGCTTATTTTAGGACTCTTTAGTTCTTTTTACCCACTATGTATGAAAGCACtttatttgattaatttttctaattttcgtCTTGAACGCTTGGGGCGAATTGCGTTGTTCCACTTTGGCTGCTGATTTTCAATTAATATCTGCCACCCTGAGGGTTTTCATTACCGAACTTGGCTAATTCGTCGTCGCATGTTTCCGTAACTTGGAGTTACTTTGTATCAACATATCGattcactttttttaagttgCACAACTAATGGTGTTGTACGCTGACTGAGAaaatttccctattttagttctattacgagttcggggtctGTCAGTGCTAGCCAactgtttaccaatatggaggtatgtaattttgttcgcctattttacatcaagttgtgtaaagggactgaaatctatggacagggggtatattcacttcatcaacacagacagtccccgaactcgtaatagaactaaaatatagaacatcgaaataaaattatggcctaaccttaacccggtacacatactacgggagtacccaaattcCGCCCATTTTTAGAAGGTTATGGATTCAAAAAAGTGCAAGGTAGAAAATATCATTCTCTGATTTGTATACTGCTATGCCTGTCTAATATCTGCATACTGTATTTATTAATGCACTCGGTATATATATTGGTATTTATTTAAACCAAGTAATTAATTCTGGGATGGGAAGTAAGATTACTCACAAAATATCCCTAGTGCCTTGCATAATAGTTAAAATTGAAAAGCAATTTAACTAAAAAAAACGCTGATACTCTGATACAAAATCTCAATTAACTTCCGAAATTACTGCTCAGCGATTACCTAAGTGAAATCGGGATTATTTTTTAAAGCTTTTATGATATCTATGTAACCTTCAATATTGCAATAATGAAAAACGTTAAAACATTGACAAAGCAAAAGCCAAGGCAAAAGGTTGAGCCACAAGAACTGTGAAACAGGAGCAACCATCTATATAAGAATATAAATGACAAGCATACTTTTGTGAAAGGAGAGTAGACGTTCAtaaccaaaataaaatcgaTCAATGGATTGTTAAACACGTGTAGTTTTCAATAAAACGAAAGCTTTCAGACTATACTGTGACTCGAACGTACAATATACTCGTACATTGACAAAGCAAACGCCAGGAAGGGGGTTGAGTCACAAAAACTCTAAAATGAGGGAAGCCTATAATAGCGTACATACGGAGTAAACACTAAAAGAAACATTCGGGGTGAATGAAATGAAGGCGCggaaaaccaatactggttatcgagcaccCCTGAGTAAGCCTAACGGCCCAACTGATtatccccctgtccataggtttcagtccctttacacaacttgatgtgaagtaggcgaacaaaattagttatctccatattggtaaacatacttttggagcgtcTTTGTTTTGCGAGAGAGTTATACATAGCCAAGAAATTCGTGAATTTGACTCTCATGAATATAATAGTGTCAGCTAATCGTAGAAATCTGATTGAGCCAAATAAAGTGAGCTAAAATGCAATACAGATGTCAAAAAATGTGCCTGGGCGACGCTAGATAAGCGAAATAATGATCCACTGTATG from Styela clava chromosome 14, kaStyClav1.hap1.2, whole genome shotgun sequence encodes:
- the LOC120341128 gene encoding uncharacterized protein LOC120341128 isoform X2, encoding MLRMFVVLVAFCLGVAFATNSQSGVCVIKLVKGKLVSVGDCQKNDGSEIARLMKRDLKMKQKGRCDILYKSKCFHAIVYPTHNANFEDAQAACKKHKWKLGNVYDVMNYLLLQDFFVTMIPADQSLINVWTGMTYTNGNLRLTSGKEATFPEQLWKPYSNTQWTNVVFAVRKVRKKNTRDIFNIAPDWEYNGVLCED
- the LOC120341128 gene encoding uncharacterized protein LOC120341128 isoform X1 — encoded protein: MLRMFVALVAFSLGVAFATNSQSGVCVIKLVKGKLVSVGDCQKNDGSEIARLMKRDLKMKQKGRCDILYKSKCFHAIVYPTHNANFEDAQAACKKHKWKLGNVYDVMNYLLLQDFFVTMIPADQSLINVWTGMTYTNGNLRLTSGKEATFPEQLWKPYSNTQWTNVVFAVRKVRKKNTRDIFNIAPDWEYNGVLCED